Within Methanobrevibacter millerae, the genomic segment CTGGAAAATCAACATCTACTTCATCGGGTGCATTTAGGATTTCAACTGTGGAATCTCTATTTCTGTTGTTTAGAAGGTCTATCCTTGCGCTGTCTGATGTCTTGTGGATGTTCACGTCAAAGTATCCTGCATGCAAATCGGCACAGGCATTGAAAATCTTTGAGCATTCCGGAGAGTAATTTTCCTTTATGAACATTTTGTATTCAAAGAAGTTGATTCCTGCCGGGAACATGTGCCAGGAAGTGCATAATGCATGGAAAAGGTCTTTGATATGATCTCTGGTGGTATCGTCAACTATAAATGCTCCGATATTGGACATGCTGTCGGTTTTTAAGATCCATTTTTCGTTGGAACGCACTGATCCGAACAGTAATCCGGTACAGAACTGCACTGAATCGATGTTCTTGAATTGTTTTCTGGAATATCTCAGCATGTTTAAGTGGATATCGTGAAGAATTACTACACAGCCGTCCTTAAGCTGAGGCAGAGTTGCTAAAAATGTTAAACATTCGCCGGGCATTACGTGGGTCGTATCGATTATTATGCAGTCGATATCTTCTCCGATTTCTTTGTAAACGTCCAGGTAATCGTATCCGTTGTACAGTTTCCAGTTTTCGGTGTTGTCAAGTTCTGAGGCCATAAAACCCGTCAGCTTTGTATTGTCTTTCCACCAGTATGTTGAAATGTCCACTGAAAAGAGCTTTGTATCTTTATCTTTCCATTTAAGGAGGTTGACAGTGTTTCCTCCTGATGCCACTCCTATTTCAACGATTTTTTTGGGGTTGTATGTTTCTATGAAATGTTTTAAAAACCAGATTTCATCTTCACTCATTTCTACAAGTGTCGTATTGTCATCTTCACTTATTTTTCCAGCTATCAATTCAATTTCGGTCATGTTTAATCACTTTAGCATTTAATGAAAGTAATTTTATAATTAATGGATATATATAACTTTTTAAATTATCTGTTTTTCAATGCATAAACGATGCTTAAAAGGATAATCGTGAAAAATATTGGGAATAAATAGGTTATTATGGTGAATTATGCATTTAAAGCTTTGTTTTAAAAAAAGAAAAAATAGATGTATTTAAAATACATCTAAGGTTTTATTGTTACTGTGTTTGCAATGTTTGCGCCATTATAACTTGATGTTATAATGTATTTTCCAGGCATTAAGTTAATGTTTAATGCAGCTATGCCGTCTTTGTCGGTAACTCTGTCATAGAACACACCGTTGATGTTGAAGGTTACGGTTTCACCAGGATATGGAGCGCCCGTGCCGTTAACAAGGGTTGCCTTGAATTTGGTTCCGTCCTTGTATCTCATGTCAATGTCCTTGGCTGAGAGAACCGGAAGAACGGTAATGTCGTTTGACACTCTGCATCCGTTGTACTCTGCAGTAATGATGTATTTTCCAGGTTCAAGGTTTAAGTTGAGCCTTGCAACGCCTGATGCATTGGTTTTTCTTTCATAAAAGACTCCGTTGATGTTGAATTTTACGGTTACGTCAGCACCGATAGGCTTTCCGTCATCGCCTAAAACTGTAACGTAGTACTGTGTTCCGTTTCTGTAGAACTTGGTAACGTCACTGTTGTTGACAAGTCTAGGTTTGATTGTAATGTTGTTTGCCGCATTTTCGCCTGTAATTGGGTTCATTGCAGTAATCACGTATGTGCCTGCTTCCAGATTGAGGTTCAGTCTTGCTACACCTAAGTTTCCGGATACCTTACGGTCATAGAGTACTCCGTTGATGTTGAACTGAACTGTAGTTCCGTCCGGGAGGTAGTTTCCTTTACTGTCGAGGAAAGTGGCGTAGTAAGGTTCTGGGCCTTTCTGGATTTTTGTTACGTCATCACCGAATACCGTTGCAAGAACGGTGATTTTTGAAGTCACGTTGACTGATTTGTGTTCAGCGTCTCCTGCGTAAATTACTTCGGCTGTGTAGTTGCCGCTTCCGAGATTGATGTTCATGCCTGCAATACCGCTTGCATTGGTTGTTCTGTTGTATGCTTTTCCGTTAAGGACAATCTGGATTGCAATGTTTTCCAATGGATTTCCGTCCTTATCGGTTACAGTAACTAGGAACCTGTCAGGGCTTCCGAAGTATTTGGTTAAATCAGGTGCTGAAATGACCAGATTGTCTGATTTGACGTTAATGATTCCTTCTGTTGAATTTGATGCGTAGTAGAAATCATCTTCGAAAGTAACCTTGAATGGATAGTCTCCAGCGGTTAAATTGGAAACCGTGAATGTGGCCTTTCCGTCAGTCAGGTTTTCAGTGTATGTTTTATTGTTGATTGTTAAAGTTACTTTTCCGTTTGGAGCGGTTGCGGTAACGTTGAATACAGCATCTTCGTCTTCCGTGATGTTATTCGTTTCAACGGTAATTGCGTTGTCCTTTTTGGTCACTTTGAACGTTGCGTTTGCAGAGCTTTCGAGGTAGTTGTCCTTAGCGTCTTTATATGTTGTGGTAACTGTGTATGAACCTTCAGGAATCCGGATTAAGTCAAGGGTTGCCTTGCCGTCGGTTAAGTTAACGGTAAATTCCTCTTCGTTTACTTTGAATGTGACGGCGCCTTCAGTTGCGTTAACTCTGGCAGTAATCGTCAGGTTGTCGCCTGCATTCAAGTCAGCTATTCCGTCTAATTTCGTTTCGGTAGCTACCTGGTTGATTGTAATGTTGTTTTTGACAATTTGGCCTGAAGCACGGTTGTAACTTCTAATTGTGTATGTGCCGTGGTCTACATCGATTACTGCTGTTGCAACTCCGTCATCACCGACTAATGCTGTGAATACTTCATTTTCAATGAAGAATGAAACATTTGTTCCTTTTGCCCGTGGGTTTCCTTCTGTGTCGAGGAATCTGGCTGTGAACGTTGCGTTGTTGTAGTCTGCAATAACATCTTCAGCTTCAAGGGTTGTTAGAATTGTAACGGTTATTGTCGTGTTTGAAGCTTCGTATTCGTCGTCTCCCGCAAAGGATAGGAATACCTCAAAGATGCCCACTTCAAATCCGTAAACCTCTTTGGTTATTTGTCCTTTTTCATCTGTAAAGTCGGTGGCATTTCCTGAGCTGGTGGTGAAATTGATTTCTTTTCCGGCTATGCCTTTTGATTTGCTGTCAGTCAGTGTTATGGTCAGGTTTTTGATTGCGCCATAATACATCGTGACGTTTTCTGCAGTCAATACGGTTGCTTTTTTCGTTGCTTCAAAGGTTGCGTTTGCAGAGCTTTCAAGGTAGTTTTCGTTAGCGTCCTTGTATGTGACTGTAACCGTGTATGTGCCTTCCTTAGGAACAGCGTATTCTAAGGTTGCTTTGCCTTCAGTCAGGTTTACGGTGGTTTCGTCGCCGTTTATGTTAAAGATCACGCTTCCTTCTGTAGCATTGACCTCAGCTATAAATGTGAGGTTGTCTTTAACGTTAACGTCTTTTGCGCCGGTTAAGGTCGTTTCAGTTGCAACCTGATTGATTGTAATTGTGTTTTTGGTGTATTCTGAAGTGACATCGTTTATGATGAGTACTGTGTATGTGCCGTGGTTTTTGTCAATTGTTAGTGTTGCGATTCCGTTTTCTCCAATATTTGTTGGATATTCATAGTTTTCGATGTAGAAGCTGACGTTTGTTCCTTTTGCCAGTGGGTTTCCTTCGGTGTCGAGGAATCTTGCTGTGAACGTTGCGTTGTTGTAGTCTGCGGTCAGGTTGTCTGATTCGATTGTTGTTTTGGCTGTGATTGTTATGGTTGTGTTTGATGGTTTGTATTCGTCGTCGCCTTCGAAGGTCATGTTTACTTCAAACACTCCTACAGTGTAAGAATTAATCGGCAGGATTATTTGGCCGTTTTCATCTGTAGTATTGGTAATGTTTTCGAAAGCAGTGCAAATTTTGATTTCTTTTCTGGCTATGCCTTTTGATTCGCTGTCAATCAATGTTACTGTCAGGTTTTTGCTTCCAGCAAAATAGATTGTGATGTTTTCAGCAGTCAGAACAGTTTCTTTTTTGCTTACTTTAAAGGTTGCGTTTGCAGAGCTTGTAAGGTAGTTGTCATCAGCGTCCTTGTATGTTGCAGTAACAGTGTATGGGCCTTCACTTAAATCATTCAGTTCTAAGGTTGCTTCTCCACGGGTTAAATTAACTGCACTTTCTTGGCCGTTAACGTTGAAAACTACGATTCCTTCAGTTGTGTTCACACTTGCAACGATTGTTAGGTTGTCTCCAACATAAATGTCTTTAATTCCGCTTAAGATGATTTCGGTTTCAACCTGGCTGATTGTGATTGTGTTTTCTTTTGTTTCACCGGTAATCGGGTTACCGCTGGTTATTGTGTATGTGCCGTGGTTTTTATCAATCGTTAGCGTTGCAATTCCGTTTTCTGTAACGTTTACTGTATAGTAATCGTTTTCAATGAGGAAACTTACGTTTGTTCCTTTTGGCAGAGGGTTTCCTTCACTGTCGAGGAATCTTGCAGTAAATATTGTGTTGTTGTAGTCTGCAGTAACGTTATCAGCTTCAATCGTATTTAGGATTGTGATTGTTGCGGTTGTGTTTGCAGCCTCGTATTCGTCGTCGCCTTCGAATGTAATGTTCACTTCAAATGCGCCCACTACTGTAGCGTAAATTGGAAGGATTATTTGGCCGTTTTCATCTGTAGTATTTGTAATGTTTCCGAAATCCGTGTAAATAGTGATTTCTTTTCCGGCTATGCCTTTTGATTTGCTGTCAGTCAATGTTACGGTAAAGTTATTGTCTGATGCGAAATATGCTGTGACATTATCTGCGGTCAGTACTGCAATTTTCTTGGTCACTTTAAATGATGTGCTCGCATTGCTTGTGAGGTAGTTTTCCTTTTCATCAACGTATGTTGCAGTAACCGTGTATGGACCTTCTTCCAAGTCATTCAGTTCTAAGGTTGCTTCACCGCGAGTTAAATTGACAACAGTTTCTGCACCGTTAATGCTGAAAATTACACTTCCTTCAGTTGCGTTTACGCTTGCAACTGCAGTGAGGTTGTTTCCTATTTCAATATCGCTTATACCGCTTAATATTGTTTCAGTTGCAACCTGATTGATTGTGATATTGTTGTCTTCAGTTTCCTGGGTAACTGTGTTGACGCTTGTTATGGTGTATTCGCCATGATCTTTATCAATCGTTAATGTTGCAACACCGTTTGAATCAACATTTACATTGTAGGTGTCGTCACCGATTGTAAATACGACAGGTGTGTCTTTAGGCAGTGGAACACCGTTTACGTCCACAAATCTGGCGGTGAATGTTGCGTTGTTGTAGTCTGCGGTTAAATCATCTGCTTCAATTGTGCTTTTGACAGTGACTGTGGCGGTTGTGTTTGATGGCTCGTATTCGTCGTCGCCTTCATAATATGCATATATGGCATAAGTATCTATTGCATTAGCAAATATTGTCATGTTTACTTGGCCGTTGCCGTCTGTAGCTTGGGTATCAACTATAACGCTGTGGATAATTTTAATGTCTTTTCTAACTAATGCTTTTGATGAGCTGTCTGTCAATGTTATGGTCAAGATTCCCTCTCCGCCAAGATATAAAGTTAAATCATTGGCAGTCAGGACTGTTGCGGTTTTGGTCACTTCAAAGCTTGCGCTTGCAGAGCTTGTGATATAGTTGCCGTTAGGGTCATTGTAAGTTGCAGTGACTGTGTAATTGCCTTTGGTCAGGTCGGTTAAGTTCATTGTAGCTTTTCCGTCCGTTAAGTTTACGGTCGTATTTTGGCCGTTGACATTAAATATCACTAAACCTTCAGTCGCATTGACTTCAGCAATTAAAGTGACTTGAGTTCCCGCAGTCACGTTTTGAGCGCCGGTCAATGTTGTGACAGTTGCCACAGGATTGATTTTAAGCTTGTTTTCTTTTCTTTCGCCGGTTACAGTGTTTGTAATTATAATAGTGTAGTTTCCGGCATTTTTGTTAATGTCTATTGTTGCAACACCGTTTTCTCCAACCTGTGTTCTGTATGCATCGTTATCGATTGCAAATGAAACGTATTCTCCTTTAGCCAATGGATTTCCCTGTGAGTCAAAGAATTTGGCTGAATAGGTTACGTCTCCATAGTCTGCAGTCAAGTCTTCGGATTCGATACTTGATTTGACTGTAACAGTTGCAGTGGCAGTGGAATTGAGAAGGAGTCTGTCATAACCAGGGAATACCGCTTTAATTTCACATGTGCCAACATCCAGGTTTTCAACTACAACATATACTTTACCTTCTTCGTCGGTGCTTAAGTTTAAGTTCCCATAGATTGAATAAATTTGAATATCCCAATATTCCAGAGGAGTGTTGTTATAATCAAGCAAGGTGAAGACGACTTCTCCTTTTTCGCCTACATTAATTGTGATGTCCGTTGTGTTTATTGAAGTTGGAGTTATAAGCACTGTGAATTTATCGCTTGCAGAACTTCCCAGGTAGTTGGTACCTTCGTTATATTGTGCAGTGACAGTATATTCTCCTGCAAGGAATCCCATTGGGATGCGTAATGTTGCTGTGCCGTCAACCACTTCTCTTGTTCTTGAGTCGGTTCCAATGGAGAATGTAACGTTACCTTCGGTTACATTAACTTTTGCAGTAATAATTATGTCTTCCAAGGTATGTAATTCCTTAACTAGGTTTAATTCGGTTTTGGTTGCTGCCTTGTTGATTTTCACGGTTGATGTTGTACTTGCCATATCATGTTCTGCATTTCCTGTGAATGTTGCGGTTGCAGTATACGTATTTGCATCAACGCCTCCTAAATCAAGAGTTACCTGACCTTTTGAATCACTTGTTGAGGCATAATCTTCGTTATTCAAATTGATTGTTATTGGAACTCCGCTTATGGCTTTGGAACTGCCGTCAACTAATGTTGCTGTTAGTTTGCCTGAATCACCATAAGTTATTGTAACATCGTTCATTGTAAGTTTAACGGTTGGATCTACGGTTTCGTAGATGTTATTGTTGATGTTTTGATTTTCTCCATCCCATCTGATGGAGTTGTCTCCTGATTTACTGTTAATCAATTTATTTTCTGTTATGGTTGGACTATTTCCGCTTCCATACATTGCAGTACCTGTTCTGGCGGTATTTCCTCTGAATGTATTTTTGGTTATTTTTGCGTTAGCCCCTTCCCATTTTAAAGATCCTCCGACTGCATTGCTTCCGTTGTTATTGATGAAAATGTTGTTTGTGGCTGTTACATCAGATCCTTTTGTATAAATGGCCGCTCCACCTTTTTCTGCGAAGTTATACTTGAAGCTATTGTCGCTCATAGTGCTTTTATCACCGTTTGAACTTATCGCACCGCCCAGGTTTGAGGTAGCCGTGTTTTCTATGAACTCATTGTTTTTTATTGTTGAGGTGCCTTCAATGCTTATTGCTCCACCGCTGGTAGCAGCAGTGTTTTTTGTAAAGTTATTGTTGGTGATTTGAGCATTGGAACCGCTTAAATAGATTGCGCCACCGTATTTTCCTTTTCCGTTTTTAAATTCATTATCATCAATTGATGCTTTGTTTCCAATCAGGTAGAGTGCACCGCCGTTACCGTTCAGCACTTCATTGCTGTCGAAAGTGTTTTTGGAAATGATTGTATCGTTTCCGTTTGAATAAATCGCTCCACCGATACGGTTTGATTTGGTATTAGTGAATGAATTTTCAGTTATTTTGTTGTTGTTACCGTTGATTGTGATTGCTCCTCCGGATTGGTCATT encodes:
- a CDS encoding class I SAM-dependent methyltransferase, with the translated sequence MTEIELIAGKISEDDNTTLVEMSEDEIWFLKHFIETYNPKKIVEIGVASGGNTVNLLKWKDKDTKLFSVDISTYWWKDNTKLTGFMASELDNTENWKLYNGYDYLDVYKEIGEDIDCIIIDTTHVMPGECLTFLATLPQLKDGCVVILHDIHLNMLRYSRKQFKNIDSVQFCTGLLFGSVRSNEKWILKTDSMSNIGAFIVDDTTRDHIKDLFHALCTSWHMFPAGINFFEYKMFIKENYSPECSKIFNACADLHAGYFDVNIHKTSDSARIDLLNNRNRDSTVEILNAPDEVDVDFPGWFEWKEGKGAVLRTEAQSFDIKLKCVNDGELTVYLRGPDIRNISGKRVPSYVDYTNFKINGDDILNEKTTVCHDDSYIYKKDVKDGEIVDLSFKWEYHLAPTIPFE
- a CDS encoding Ig-like domain repeat protein → MKNKYKFISILFIVFFLSLSFVSASDFDNETMSAENNDIISANPNSLTFKDLQQTINDAGEGAVIVLNESYTNDESNPYSLTIKNSLTLDGNGKTLDGNYVGTILYINADNVTLKNLNFINGKAANSGAISWAGNYGTINNCTFENNVATQYISGAIYWTGDYGTIIDSKFSANTAPSSGGAIRIDGNNFQIANNNFENNRAYNIGGGMLIIGNDNAITGNDFISNYANSSGGGFRIEGNRSIITGNYFYNNVAEVNLGGGMISLGNHTYIYNNAFSNNRAGRDGGAIDLEGYVFTEDYSIPGINNTVINNRFYLNKATYGGAISIYCKETQIIGNEFYENYASELGGALRWAGGDSAVSADIINNTFGSNSADVSGGAMFVAANKATISGNTFRSHVATNKNEQTGGSGGTITTHGSDTVIINNEFIDSTAARSGGAIYAEGKNAIISNNKFQNTIAPTTGGAIYMEGDYANIINNEFDKTEITKDNAGAIRLIGNNAKISENTIKNTKAKGSGGAMYIDGNSNTISKNTIDNATANDQSGGAITINGNNNKITENSFTNTKSNRIGGAIYSNGNDTIISKNTFDSNEVLNGNGGALYLIGNKASIDDNEFKNGKGKYGGAIYLSGSNAQITNNNFTKNTAATSGGAISIEGTSTIKNNEFIENTATSNLGGAISSNGDKSTMSDNSFKYNFAEKGGAAIYTKGSDVTATNNIFINNNGSNAVGGSLKWEGANAKITKNTFRGNTARTGTAMYGSGNSPTITENKLINSKSGDNSIRWDGENQNINNNIYETVDPTVKLTMNDVTITYGDSGKLTATLVDGSSKAISGVPITINLNNEDYASTSDSKGQVTLDLGGVDANTYTATATFTGNAEHDMASTTSTVKINKAATKTELNLVKELHTLEDIIITAKVNVTEGNVTFSIGTDSRTREVVDGTATLRIPMGFLAGEYTVTAQYNEGTNYLGSSASDKFTVLITPTSINTTDITINVGEKGEVVFTLLDYNNTPLEYWDIQIYSIYGNLNLSTDEEGKVYVVVENLDVGTCEIKAVFPGYDRLLLNSTATATVTVKSSIESEDLTADYGDVTYSAKFFDSQGNPLAKGEYVSFAIDNDAYRTQVGENGVATIDINKNAGNYTIIITNTVTGERKENKLKINPVATVTTLTGAQNVTAGTQVTLIAEVNATEGLVIFNVNGQNTTVNLTDGKATMNLTDLTKGNYTVTATYNDPNGNYITSSASASFEVTKTATVLTANDLTLYLGGEGILTITLTDSSSKALVRKDIKIIHSVIVDTQATDGNGQVNMTIFANAIDTYAIYAYYEGDDEYEPSNTTATVTVKSTIEADDLTADYNNATFTARFVDVNGVPLPKDTPVVFTIGDDTYNVNVDSNGVATLTIDKDHGEYTITSVNTVTQETEDNNITINQVATETILSGISDIEIGNNLTAVASVNATEGSVIFSINGAETVVNLTRGEATLELNDLEEGPYTVTATYVDEKENYLTSNASTSFKVTKKIAVLTADNVTAYFASDNNFTVTLTDSKSKGIAGKEITIYTDFGNITNTTDENGQIILPIYATVVGAFEVNITFEGDDEYEAANTTATITILNTIEADNVTADYNNTIFTARFLDSEGNPLPKGTNVSFLIENDYYTVNVTENGIATLTIDKNHGTYTITSGNPITGETKENTITISQVETEIILSGIKDIYVGDNLTIVASVNTTEGIVVFNVNGQESAVNLTRGEATLELNDLSEGPYTVTATYKDADDNYLTSSANATFKVSKKETVLTAENITIYFAGSKNLTVTLIDSESKGIARKEIKICTAFENITNTTDENGQIILPINSYTVGVFEVNMTFEGDDEYKPSNTTITITAKTTIESDNLTADYNNATFTARFLDTEGNPLAKGTNVSFYIENYEYPTNIGENGIATLTIDKNHGTYTVLIINDVTSEYTKNTITINQVATETTLTGAKDVNVKDNLTFIAEVNATEGSVIFNINGDETTVNLTEGKATLEYAVPKEGTYTVTVTYKDANENYLESSANATFEATKKATVLTAENVTMYYGAIKNLTITLTDSKSKGIAGKEINFTTSSGNATDFTDEKGQITKEVYGFEVGIFEVFLSFAGDDEYEASNTTITVTILTTLEAEDVIADYNNATFTARFLDTEGNPRAKGTNVSFFIENEVFTALVGDDGVATAVIDVDHGTYTIRSYNRASGQIVKNNITINQVATETKLDGIADLNAGDNLTITARVNATEGAVTFKVNEEEFTVNLTDGKATLDLIRIPEGSYTVTTTYKDAKDNYLESSANATFKVTKKDNAITVETNNITEDEDAVFNVTATAPNGKVTLTINNKTYTENLTDGKATFTVSNLTAGDYPFKVTFEDDFYYASNSTEGIINVKSDNLVISAPDLTKYFGSPDRFLVTVTDKDGNPLENIAIQIVLNGKAYNRTTNASGIAGMNINLGSGNYTAEVIYAGDAEHKSVNVTSKITVLATVFGDDVTKIQKGPEPYYATFLDSKGNYLPDGTTVQFNINGVLYDRKVSGNLGVARLNLNLEAGTYVITAMNPITGENAANNITIKPRLVNNSDVTKFYRNGTQYYVTVLGDDGKPIGADVTVKFNINGVFYERKTNASGVARLNLNLEPGKYIITAEYNGCRVSNDITVLPVLSAKDIDMRYKDGTKFKATLVNGTGAPYPGETVTFNINGVFYDRVTDKDGIAALNINLMPGKYIITSSYNGANIANTVTIKP